Below is a genomic region from Leishmania mexicana MHOM/GT/2001/U1103 complete genome, chromosome 20.
TTCCTGACATCACAACAGGCATTCGACATGATTAGTGAGGCGGATGCGGATGGCGACGGAAAGCTCAGCTTTGACGATTTTCGTCGTGTGATGACTGAGGGATGGGGCGCAACGCCTTGACTCAACCTGGAAAACATGTATCATTATTTTTACCCCTTTCAGTTTATCTTTGCATGTTCTTGAACGTGAAAACTTTTGTGCTGGGCCTGTTTGGAGAGAGCACCTCTCGTTCATCTTTCCCCCCTTTGTGACATGTGTTATTATTATTGTCCTTACTCTTTCTTTTGTTGCTTGAAGCAGAGTAAAACGGGGGAAAGAAACATCGGGTATCTACTAGTGGTGACGTATATCAGTTATGTCTTTCTGAGAGGCCTTGAAAGCTGCAATTTTCTTGGACGCGTTCATGAGCACTTGTATACGCTATACTTTGCATTTGCGAGCTTTTCCATCTTGAGCTGCATTCACGTTGTGGgcacctgtgtgtgtgcacgccggCTCTTTGAGAAGGCGATGGTGCCGCTCTCTGTACATAAAATCGGCACTCTTTCTCTTATCCGCTTTTTGCTTCCCGCAATCACTCCTTCACAGGTTCGAAGTACGCATTCGCGCCACACTCTCATTTTTGCCTATTTCGCGATGCGAAACATACATGAAGCCACTGTATTGCAGTTTAGGTTAAGTGGAAGAGATGAGCTGCGCCTCAGCGAGAACACCCATCGAAAAATATGATATACACGATGCTTTCCTGGCCCTGAGTGTCCTGAGGAAGCTACCAGAGTACACGAGGGAGCTGGAAGAGAGCTCTTCAGAGATGTTGTACCGAATCATTTATAGATCGATTTACGCCGCCCGATGGTACTACCGCCGCTACTCCCGGTATAGGGAATTCGTTCATTTACTCAGCACATATACGGAGTGTATTGCTGTGAAATCATTCAACCCTGCACACCGAGTCGCGGAACTACTTGCAGCGCACACTTCACAACTTCATACTCCGCAGCTatggcagcggctgccgcttccCCTTGtcgcttctcttcttcttgccGTGATTTTCTGCATTGCGACGGTGATACTTATCAGTATTGGAGAAGATTGCTGTCGAAAAGGGGATGTTGCTGCGCTGATACTGAGCTGTGTGAGTGTCGTGTGCCTATGTGCCCTGTTTCCACTCATTTATGCATCCCTAAAGTGGCGCGGATACAGAGGACCGGAGCGGTTTGTGGACTGGATGGTGCGAATGGCCTGTGACAACGCTCAAAACCAAAATTCTTACTACAACCCACTGTCGGACCGAATTGAACTCACCGAGCAAGCGATAGTCGAGGACACAGATGCGTTCCTTGTTGAAACCGACACTGCCCATCGTAACCGAAGTGCTATCGCGATGCTCTTAACAGAGGCCACCGAAGACGAGGGGAGTGTTGTCTTGCGGAGCAGAGGCCTTCCTCCTGCTATGATCGGACTGAACCCCATCTATAGACATATGATAATTATCATGACGGACTTTGATGGGAAGGTCGTAATGTGGAGCGATGGCGCGGCTACTTGCTTCGGCTTCAGTGCGCGAGACGTCGAGGGGAACAATATAAATTCTCTTCTCTATGGCGAACGATCGGTGGAGCTCTACGCAACAATGACTGAAGCTGCAGTGAAAAACTTGGACCTCTCAGAAAAGGTCCTCACCATGGCACATATGAGTTTGGGCACACTCTCTATCAGCGCAACAGTGGTTGTCAGCCGAGAGGCCAAATCGAATCGGTCCGTGGGGTTCACTCTCATCGGGTCTGTACGCTCCGATGAGCTGTCGCAGAcgcagacggtgctgcacTCTTTTTTTGTGACAGAACTGTCGCAGCTGTCTGTCAAGGACAGCCAATTTCGACAAATTGTGGACTGCTTGCGGTGGAAAAACCTGCGCGACCTCTCCGCGCTGGCGAGGGACTGGAGAAGCGCGCACAttcggcagctgctgtcCGAGGTCATCAAAGGGAGGCAGCGCTACGTGAGCGTCGAGGTCGATCCAAAGGTAACCGAATTGCCGCCTATTCTCTGCGACACGGCGGGCGTTACTGCTGTGCTGAATCGCACTTTTGAGCTGTTCTGCGAAAAAATCAGCGTTCGCGTTGAGCAGAAACGCACGACCAGTGCGGTGTACCAGCTCATTGTAGTTTACCGTCATGACATGTCTGGGCTCAACCGAAATACCTTGATGGGCATCACCCGATCTGCAAATGACCTTGGTGGCATTGTAGTCGACTCCCCCGGCACACTAAAGCTGTTGCTGCCCTTCATGGTGAAGGATGAGGTAATTCAAGCCTTGAAGCCTcaaggcgccgctgcacaaAAGCCAATCGGACACGACCCCCTCATTGTGCTGCTCTTGGAGAAGAACGCTGTGCACCGTCACAACATATCTGCCTCCATCTGGAGCTGCGGCCATTCTCTGCGGCTGATTGAGAACGTTCGAAAGGCTTTGCAAGCCATCGAAGGATCGACCGACCTCGGTTGCGCTATTGTCGACGTCGACGTGAAAGGCTTTGACCGCGTGATCGAGGCACTGCTGGCGAAGCACATCTACATAATCGAAACCTCTGAGGCGCTAGACGGCGGTGCAAAACGCGGTGATGCCCTTCTGAAGAAGCCGATTTCGAATGAGGCGCTCCATAAGGAGTTAGAGAGGGCCACCTACAAgtgcgaggaggcgaagcgtGCCGGtgtggagctgctgaagcggcGAGAGGTGTTCGGAAAGGTGCGCAACAGTCCATGGACACAGGGCCGTCTGCTCGGGCGTGGTGGGTGCGCTGCCGTATACGAGGCGACTTCCACCCTGACGGGCGGAAAAATGGCTGTCAAGATAATCCGCGTTTCTGGCAACTTTGAAGAGCGCATCGACGAGTTTATGAATGAGATTGGGATTCTGTGTCAGTTGACACATCCGAACATCATTCATTACTTTTACTGCGAGCGAACCGAGACAACCCTCAACCTCTTCATGGCGATGGCTGACCAGGGTACGGTGGCCGACCTTATCAAGCGCTGCCCACAACTGCCCGAGAACCACGTCGCCACCATCATGAAGCAACTTCTGCAAGCGGTCAACTACTTGCACGAGTGTGGCATTATCCACCGCGACATTAAACCAGGCAACATGCTCATTTCGCAAGGGCAGCTGAAGCTGTCTGACTTTGGCACAGCCACCACGAACGTTCGAGAGGGCACGGTTGGCACCATCAGCTACATGGCCCCAGAGGTCGTTGACGGGAAGCCGAGCGGTAAGGAAAGCGATATCTGGTCGATCGGCTGCGTCGTCTGCGAGTGTTTGCAGATCAAGCGTTCTGGTGATGGCTTGCTTGGCTATGGCGCACCAGAAGAGTACCCAAGTGATGTATCCGCTCAGGCGATCGACTTCATCAAGGCCTGCATGCAGAGAAATCCGTCAGAGCGCGCAACAACtggcacgctgctgctgcacgacTTCATTGTACATCTCGACCAAGAGGTGTCACAGCTGGCTGAGGTACTAGCCGAGACGTCGCCAAACGACGAGGGGGCAAAGCCACCTAAAGCCCGCAGCAGTTTCAGTGACTCCACCGTCATCAGCTGGTCCTTCGACTAGTCTCTGCATTCTCATTTTTCGTACTATTCTTGTTATGCTGCTTTTCTTCCGATGAGCGGAAGTTTGTTGTactgctccccctcccccttttctttttcactGCCGAGGCGTCTGTTGCGATTGGCTTCCAGGAGCGTGATGCACACACATCTGCGCCCAGAGACACCCATCTGCAGCGGCTTTTGAATCGGCAACGACGTCAacaaagagagaaaaaaacagCGTTCTGCTATGCAGCCTCGCAAAGGTGTCTGAGAAAAAAATGTAACGCTCCTGAACACACACTTATTTGCCCCAGgtgcttcccccctctctggAAATCGCCGGTAGGAGGCGTCCCCTTCATGGAACACGGTCTGTTCTGAATGTCATGGTGCCGCCCCTTCGCTTCATCTCTCtcacggagctgcagcagcgaacTTCACGGGTGCTGTCGAATCGACTCTCACGAGCGTTTCCGTTTTCCACAACACACAGCAACCAATGAGATGGTTCTCCGCCTCTaacgcacaccaccaccgcctccccacCGACTTGGTGttctctccccttttttcttccctcgctctcgtgtctttttctttctgGTGGGCCCTGTGCAGTCCTCGATCCTTTTCCGTGTTACAgaccacccccctcccccacttcTTCCCGCTCGCACCACACACCTGACTTCATTCGCACGGTCATACTATAGATCCTTCTCTGTTGCAGAATGGTGGTGGGGCAATCAGGGTCAACAGCACAAGGGAGTTCGCCGAGGCTCTCCAcgtcgctgcaggaggcTTTCCTGCGCTACGATCCCAAAGAACGTCGGTGCAGTGCCAATGGACCAGCGGTAGAGGAAGCACGTCCGATGCTGGGGAGCCGATACTTCAACATGGACCACCTCGCCCTGTGGAAGCCGTCGTTGCTCGCGTCTCTGGGCGAAACATGCCGTCGCGCCGTTTACGTGAACGAGTATCATGCACTTCTGTGTAGTCGGCGACTGGTTCTGGTGAATAACAAAGGCCGGTACATCgtcttcccccctttttgCGACACTCTGAAGGACGCTTACGTGGAGAGGGTATCCAAGACGTGCACGCTAGTGCTTGCAGCCGTTGCATCTGGCGTTCACGTGGCCCTTGTTCGGGACTCTGACAGCCGGAAAGCTGATACGCTCCAGAGCACCTTTTGCCCTACCGCGTCTGCCGTCGCCTGCATTCACCACTTTGGTAAGAACTTCTACGGCTTGTGCTGTGAGAACTGCAGCGTGGAGGGGTTGGCAATCACGCTGGACAACACGGACTCGCTGCACCCTGAGCTGCATGCGAATGTGTTGCCCAGTCGATACGGCTGGGTCCAGGCAGCGTACGACTACCTGTCCCCGAAGAGGTATGTGCACAGCCTCTTCGACCGGCATAGGGGGTATCTCCTGATGCTCTCCAACCGTAATGTGTCGCTGTGGATGTACAGCGACGAAACTGATCTGCAGCTCGAGTGCTCTGCCGCGCTTCCCCAGGAGGCGGTTGTAGCGATTGTGCCCCCGTTGCAGGATGAGTATGGAGAGACGCAGGTGGCTGTCCTcatcaccagcagcggcggccgtgtACCGGTGCATTTGCGCACCACGGCAGGCAAGCGCGGAACCTTGCGGTCGCTCTCCGTGGGTGAGTTGCGTGGTCTCCCTAGTGGAGTGACGAACACGGTGATCTCACTGGCATGCGCGTGCGATTCGTCGCTGCTTTTGGCGGACCAGCTCACCTCGTCTCTGCTTCTCGTGACTCGTTGCGAGCCGTTTTGTGAGGCACCTGTCAGTTCCACGACGCACGTTGTCACACAGCACTTCCTAGGCAAGCCTATCTGCGGCGTCGGGGTCGAGAGGAGCGTGTGCGATGGCGGCAGCTTTCTCACCTTTGTTGTGTACTGCGGGGACTCGATGATTGTGCGTCTGGGCCGCATGCCCCGTGGCCAACTCCTGCAGCGACAATTCGCGGCCTCCGTCACGAGTGGGATTGATGCGGTCAGCAAGCTCGAGCCGCAGGCGCGGGTGGTCCTTCTCCTTGACGCGGTACTAAGCGGCCTCCCAATCTCGTACCTGTCACAGTCCCTCGAACCCCTTCTCCGCCCGTGGACGGTGACAGTGTGCGGGGTGCGCCTGTCAGATGGCGCTCGTGGCATCATCCAACATACAATGCGGGGCTTGAGTGAGCTGTCGCGTTTGTGCTTGTCGTTTCACTACTGGCGACTgacggaggagctggcgcagtCGAGGTCTAGACTGGAGAAGAGTAGCACCATTCTTACCGAGGTGCTGAACCGTGGCGGCTGGCTGGATTGCCCCACGCGGCAGAGACTGGAGTGGGACGATGACGTTCTGGTGCGCGCAGACGGCAAGCTGACGGACATCAGCGCTGTGGACGCCCAGGCAGAggttctgcagctgctgctgtcatCTGCGAAGCACGCTACAACGATCGCGTGGCTTTACGACTTGCTCCTGCAGACCGGCACCACCTATCGATTTCCTGGTCGACTGGAGGACCTACTATGGAGGAGCGACCCGGTAGCGGTGCAAGTGTCGCTGTGCATGGATCTACTGGCAAGGCACAACAAGGACATCACGGACAAGCTCCTGCAGAAGGAGCacgtgctgccgcagcgctgccgcctcgccgcgACCCTCCTGTCACTGGTGTTGGACAAGGCGCTCGAGCCTGTCATGACATATACACGACGGCACATCCTCGACATTGTGCAGTATGATCTTCTCTCGTACACGACGGACCTCCTCGAGTCAAGCTTCCCCACCTCGCAGCCCCGCATCCGCCTCCTGGTCTACCGCTACCCGCACGATCACAGCGTCTCATCCGACATTTTGTCGATGGTCGAGACCATTTCTTCAACTGGCGATCTTTACCACACACTGGTGACCATTCTTGGCGACGCGGCGTGCGACAGCGAGCTGAGCTCCGTCCTGCTCGACTGGATGGAGTGCCACACCCTCGCTGACCATCGGATTTTGACGTTCGCGAATGTTGTCGTGGACATGGGACTCTGCGTCGACCCGGCGCACACCTTGACGGGGCGTTTCTTTTCGTCGATCAAGCAGCAGGCGAACGGAAacgtgcagcaggcggcgctgcggttTGCCGATCTGGCGCGCAGCAATCTG
It encodes:
- a CDS encoding mitogen activated kinase-like protein, with product MSCASARTPIEKYDIHDAFLALSVLRKLPEYTRELEESSSEMLYRIIYRSIYAARWYYRRYSRYREFVHLLSTYTECIAVKSFNPAHRVAELLAAHTSQLHTPQLWQRLPLPLVASLLLAVIFCIATVILISIGEDCCRKGDVAALILSCVSVVCLCALFPLIYASLKWRGYRGPERFVDWMVRMACDNAQNQNSYYNPLSDRIELTEQAIVEDTDAFLVETDTAHRNRSAIAMLLTEATEDEGSVVLRSRGLPPAMIGLNPIYRHMIIIMTDFDGKVVMWSDGAATCFGFSARDVEGNNINSLLYGERSVELYATMTEAAVKNLDLSEKVLTMAHMSLGTLSISATVVVSREAKSNRSVGFTLIGSVRSDELSQTQTVLHSFFVTELSQLSVKDSQFRQIVDCLRWKNLRDLSALARDWRSAHIRQLLSEVIKGRQRYVSVEVDPKVTELPPILCDTAGVTAVLNRTFELFCEKISVRVEQKRTTSAVYQLIVVYRHDMSGLNRNTLMGITRSANDLGGIVVDSPGTLKLLLPFMVKDEVIQALKPQGAAAQKPIGHDPLIVLLLEKNAVHRHNISASIWSCGHSLRLIENVRKALQAIEGSTDLGCAIVDVDVKGFDRVIEALLAKHIYIIETSEALDGGAKRGDALLKKPISNEALHKELERATYKCEEAKRAGVELLKRREVFGKVRNSPWTQGRLLGRGGCAAVYEATSTLTGGKMAVKIIRVSGNFEERIDEFMNEIGILCQLTHPNIIHYFYCERTETTLNLFMAMADQGTVADLIKRCPQLPENHVATIMKQLLQAVNYLHECGIIHRDIKPGNMLISQGQLKLSDFGTATTNVREGTVGTISYMAPEVVDGKPSGKESDIWSIGCVVCECLQIKRSGDGLLGYGAPEEYPSDVSAQAIDFIKACMQRNPSERATTGTLLLHDFIVHLDQEVSQLAEVLAETSPNDEGAKPPKARSSFSDSTVISWSFD